A DNA window from Anastrepha obliqua isolate idAnaObli1 chromosome 5, idAnaObli1_1.0, whole genome shotgun sequence contains the following coding sequences:
- the LOC129248781 gene encoding U6 snRNA-associated Sm-like protein LSm7: protein MADKPKSSGGNDGKEKRRKESILDLSKYLEKQIRVKFAGGREASGILKGYDALLNLVLDNTVEYLRDADEPFKLAEETRSLGLVVCRGTALVLICPQDGMESIPNPFITQDT from the exons ATGGCTGATAAACCAAAG TCGAGCGGCGGAAACGATGGCAAGGAGAAGCGACGCAAGGAATCTATATTGGACCTctcaaaatatttggaaaagcaAATACGAGTAAAATTTGCTGGCGGTCGGGAGGCTTCTGGCATACTCAAGGGATATGATGCATTGCTCAACTTGGTCTTGGACAACACCGTTGAGTATCTCCGAGACGCGGACGAGCCATTCAAGTTGGCCGAGGAAACGCGTAGTTTGGGGCTGGTGGTGTGCCGGGGTACAGCGCTGGTGCTTATTTGTCCGCAAGATGGTATGGAATCGATACCAAATCCATTCATTACACAGGATACGTAA